In Mugil cephalus isolate CIBA_MC_2020 chromosome 11, CIBA_Mcephalus_1.1, whole genome shotgun sequence, the genomic window TGacagaatatttgcaaaaatgtaCTCACTTTAAGATACTGTACTACTGTACCTATCAAAAATTAATCTAtaaagcagaacattttaaatgtaaaaccacTGGAttagaaggtgtgtccaaacttctgACTGGTACTAAATGTATGGGAAAGACTGACAGAAACTTACTGCGAACACGGCTGTGCACCAAACCCGATCCACTTGGCTGCTCTGAACTTCCACTGGACTTCCTCTGGCATTTCTTCTTAGGCCTATGCTTCACTTTAACTTCGATGTTTTCAGCTGAAGAGTCAGACAGGCTGGAAGATGTTGGATCCTCCAGAGCAGTGTCTTCAGATGTTGATATGTGGAAGACTGTGTTAGGTTCCAGAGAATTTATTTagaacacacaaagaagaaaatggttGACACATAATGACGTGACTATTTCTGCAGTAGGCTCTTTTGATCAGCGTCACAGAGTTAATCACTCAGTTAATGCAGCTGTCTATCAGACCTACCCTAGGATTTTGATAACCACTGTCCAAAAACATGAAGGGAAATGTAGTGTATGATTGCGCAGGAGAGAAGAGCTTGCTAGTGTGTCTGCTTTATAGAGTTGACTCAAATACTTAAATTCAGACAAAGAGGGCAGACTGAGAGCCAACGTTATATTGAAATTAGCCCAGAGGAATAACAAGCAGCTATGGTATGTCAACAATATGTCCACTTGTGAAAGAGCCCCATGGTTAATAGTCAGAGTAAGTTGTTGTCAGAGTTCTGCATGAGCAAAAATACCTTGTTTTTTAGTTGGTTTCATCTTTGGTAAGGCACTGCGAATGAGTGCATCCTTCTTAGCAAGCTCATCTTGCAGGTATGCCTTATCCCTGAGGTTacccttttccttttcagctTCCAGCTTAGTTTTGAGCATCACAATTTCATGGACTGCTGTTGGAGCAGGTAGATCATAGAagaaaggaaacaagaaaagtCGTGAGCACAGAATCACCTTGTTCCCCACGTGTAAAAAAGTCATCAGAATGCTCATTCATTCAAGTCAGAGGGTTTATTCAATGTATATATTTTCAGTCAGCACTATCAAATTCTGACCATGCCTGGCTACTGTATTAAATACAATGCCAGTGAATGAAAAGCTGGTTCAAGACgactcaaaaacaacagaattcCATGAGAATTAGGCTACACATAAACAGCTATAGCCTAGGGGGAAGAAGGCTATGTCTAAGCATTTGGCACATTTACAGGCAGCACATGAGTGTTGAGGACGCCATCGTTTTCCTCACACATAAGGCCTAATCTTAGTATAAGGCCTGTCTCATCTGGAGAGTGCAGGAAGCACTGTGAGAGTCACTTTCTTTGACTTCTTTGAACGGTGacattctctttctttctcgtGTGATATTGCATTGGCTCGGAAACACTTTGACAGCCCCACTCTAGGAGTACTGTGCATAATTGAATATCTTACTACCTACTACACTAACTAGAgtgcaatgtatattgtatTGTTGCAAGTCCATAGTACAAAGCACTTACCCTCACAATTCGGTGAGGAATTCACCTGCGTGTTCGTAAGGTTGATGTTGCCAGTGCCACTCACCTTAGGGCACGAGAGCTTGCGTCTTTGAGGGCTCATGTCTGTGGGTCACGTCGAACAATTATTAactccaacacattttttttctccatataaAACTTTAACACTTAGTCGTCAGTCACCTGTATCTTTGTCGTCAAATCCATCAATAAACTGGCTGCTGTAACAAGCCTGTATATCAGCAAGGCTAACCATGCATAGCTAGCTAATTGGCTAAATCGCAAAAGTTGAGTGTTGCAGACAGTTACTGTAAGTGGAAATTATGACCTTAAGCCTGTACATTTTGTTAGAAATGTCAATGTAGCAAACATAAATTCGTGCAAAGACACCTTATGCTACATCTAAAAGTCTAAAAGACTCTCTGTTGGTCTCCTCTGAACTGCATTTACCGTCTCTGGTAGAACTATATCTGCAGAAGGGTTTttatatgatgatgatgtcattatCAAATAAAGCGCACAAACTTGCTTTCAGTTCTGCAACAAATGCATTAACATGACCAGGTCTAGGATGctcaaaaacaatgttttacagcttttgcgcagaacacaacacaacataaacgAAAAGTTGTATTATGGATGCAAAAGACGGGTGTTTTGTGGTGCCACATGAATTGCCAAAAGTGCTGGAGATCCATGAAACTTTCAAAAATGAACCACCAAGATGGATTGCAGTGGTAAGTTGTCAGACCATTAGCTTATAAGTCTGTAGCTTTGATGTAGTGTATACTATCTGATCTATTGAGATTAGGCTAAAACTTGTATGAACTGAAACCATAATGTTTCAGGATCTGCAAGGATTGTTTTTGTCAAGGGATGGCTTCGGTTCGTAAAGGGGACTATTTTCTACAGATCACGCCGATCTTTACAGAATCATTTAGAATTCATATACAAGTAAGGCCACGCATCCACACAGCAGGCCTATGCTATTAAAACaagctaaaacaaatgtttatttttttttaagtatatatAGCTTAAAGGCCACGAGTACCACGGGTACTTAACTCGATAGGATAGGCTACTAAAAGGCAGTAGGCCTAGGTCCTAGACTTGCGTGTGTAACCTCACTCTGATGCCGAGGTCTGCTAGGCAATGCAAGGTCCCTATGCAAGACTGGCCATTCTTTCACCCTTTTTTTCGGTTTGTGCCACATTTTTCTCTACAGAGCTCCCTATGCAGGATCTGCTATTCATTCGCAGTTTTTGCGGTTATTGCTCAGCCAATAGGAGACCGAACATTAACCAACCATTATAGCCCTTGTCTCTTGCCTAGCTTATTGTATCAATTAACTTTGTCCTTTGCCCTTTGTCCAACTGGCTTTGTCTCAGGTTCTCACAAAGACTGAGAATGAGACAGGTTGACCTAATGGATGATGGCAAGGCAGCAAGCAGAAGGCTAAATCAAATGGCTGCCACCTTAAGAAAGGTATGGACTTTCAGATTCAGTTTCTACTGCTTTGACACCAGCACTGTTAATTTTCGAATGACCATGCAAATATGCAAATCACGCTTACTGAACTGATATGTAACCTCTTTGTTTTAAACCCATCATGACAGGTTTGAATTTCAGTTCTCTCAAAGTTGCTCTTAAAGTTTGTGTTCCACCATCACTTAAACCTAATTATAAATTTGATCAACTGAAAAAAGTCAAGGTTATAGAAAGTGTGAAGACAGCCTGTGATGATGCCCTGGGTGCAAGCAGTAAACAAACTCAAACGTTGTGGAAAAATTAAGGTTGGTGGCCGTCATCGTTTTGTTATGCTTAAAGAAAGCAAATTCTCACATAAGAGGAAGGTAAAGTAGCCCCatcccctaaaaaaaaaaagatctgttgCTAATCATTCAGCGTCATATTAGAAGGGGCTCAGTTATCATCTCTGATGAGTGGAGAGTGTACTAAAGGGTATTAACAGAGTTGGGCTCAGACATTACACAGTATGTCACAAAAGAAATTTTGTTGATCCAACTACCAGAGCCCAGTCTCAGAATTTAGAAGGTGCGTGGCAGACCTTTAAAATGGATGTTTGGAGGCATTGTGGCAACCGTTCATCaaaactttgaaaacaacaccTGAAAGTTATAGAGTGGGAGCACTGGCTTGCTAGAAATCATGGGTCACACATACTTGGCTGCATCATACAtgatataagaaaatacaatgtacaTGAGTCCTAAGTAGGTATATTTTGATGAGGGGGAAGTTGAGTGTTTTACAATTTTCAATAATTAGGTCGCTTGGTGGCTACTGTTGGGCTGTTGGCCTATTTACTGTTTTATGATTTCACTCCAGTTTTTATGcctgcatcacatcatttgcaaGACTGGCATGCATATGAAAATTTTCATAATGACTcaagatagatttcagtggaactgtgagttttgttccaatAATAACCACCACAACATAGTATAGGGCCATactgtgccacttttgtggcctgtttcattttgtttgtgtaatgtgttcagagcattgataatcattctgactATTCGTGtaggtttaaatgaaaataaagtaaataaactcattccttttgtctttactgtccaagctctcatttcattgtgcctcttatttgtttttaataatcttatatctatttataacaacacctcatttgctctactttacctaaagctgacaaataacacctatgatattaacatagtcatttataatattgtgcatatggggcaaagatgccagactcaggacttagttcattgcaccttttgattactcatagtaacttatatctgttaataatagtgtcatattcttgttacttagagctgacaaatagcacttatgatattgcatagctgttaataacagtgtgctgtaggtagatgtatacattattataactttattacatatacttatagctacagatataaaggactatagtagaagtcaaaactcattatgcatcactatgcacatttagcaaagcaaagtagttacgatgcatcataaaactgacaagtgagtaggcagatattgacatgtTTATAATgaactattcagattaaaattataaccATTCATGAGTAGTTGTCATAATgtatcatgaagttggttatgacgagttgtgaatacatataataatgagcattataatgctttatagacttataaaatattatgaatacattcatagggcattatatatacaactatatagaaagtgttaccaggAAGACATAGGTATCAGAGTGGTAACAGTTGTCAGGCCTTAAACCAGACAGGTATAGTTGTAGCTCAGTCTATGTTAAAGAAGCAGACACCAAAAGCTGGACCCAAagtacagacacagacacacagagcagatTAAAGGGTTTattaggaaaaaaacacaaagggaaaaaactTTAGCAAGAGGCTGGAGTTGATGGTGGCTGGAGCACGGAGCGGGTGATGCTGGACTGGATCGAGGAAAGGATGACTGAAACAAAAGGGAACAGCAACAAAAGGTTGTTCACGCAAATGTTGAGGAGCCATGCGTTACCACAGTGTGGTCTACAATGATCCAGTGAAGCCTGTGTGAGGAAGCTGGTGAGGAAGCTGTTGCCACATGGTCCTCTTAATGCAGCTGTGGGATTGAAAGTGATTTTTACCACAACAATGACTCCACCAGAAAATCCATTCATATCAGTGAACTGGAGATTTGGAGACAGAGATATAATCACTTCAAATGCAGAATATATTGTCTTTATCTCAATGTCAAACAACATACATGTTTAATGATTGCAATAGTCTCTACTATAACACAATTAACAGTGGAAGCTAACTACTCTTTTTGTCATAAGGTAAGCATTGCAGTCAAGTATGACCTCTGGCTTATGGTCCACCCTACTACTTATTGCTCCATTCCTGTGTAGAGTGTTCATGAGCACcacatttattcctttttttggtATGTAATATACCAGGGCAGTGTTGGCTGTGAACATGAAGTTGGAGGAATGGACTGGccttttcttcacagtttgaaCCTCAGGTGGAAGCTCCGTCCTATTTTTCCAGACTGTTCCAACCATTGTCAGCTTTCTTGTGAGAAGCTCCTGTCCCAGGCTGTacgatataaaaaaaattgtcacaGGTAATGTTGTGGCCACTGAGGCCTTGTGACATATGTAGCACCACTCGTGTCCCCTGGtttctttcagcagctcctccttccgGCTTCCCTGTATAAATTTGCATGTTCCATGCATAAGATGAAACAACATCACAGGCAGCCCAGATTTTGATGCCATACCTCGCTGGTTTTGAGGGCATGTACTGCCTGAAAGGGCAGCGGCCTCTAAACCCCACAAGCCCTTTCGTCCACAGTGACATTGGGCCCAGGGTTATAAAGACAGGGAAGCCAGTCCACCCACTGGTCCCACACACTGCGGATTGCTGCCAACTTGTCCCCCCGCCTTCTAACAGGTCTTGATTCCCGGTTGTCAAATCTGAATACATGGAAGCTCTTCAGAGACATTGTGGCTCTAAAAATtgctctgtggtgtgtgtgtgtgtatgtgtgtgtgtgggcacgttcctgtgtgtctctgtgtatgcGGGTCAAAATGACCCGAAGACCGTATgaaggatgtaaatgtgtggggTATAGTAGCATGTgtgctattttgtttttgtttctttatacatgtttatcacagaaaataagCTAAGGCCATTGAGTTTCATGTAGAAAAAATGCATACTTgtaccatttttctttttgtaaaaatctgaaacGGGTCAATTTGAATTCGAATACCATACAAGGGTTAAGTTTATGAGACAACAATGGTTTGAAGTACAACCCTCTGCTTAACTACTTTTtgacaaactttatttattattattattattattattattattatgatttaaatgaaaaaaaaaatagcagggTCCCAGATTCCACCTACATCTCATATTTTAAGACACGGTCACTAAGTCTGAACTCTTAGCTCCACTCTCTGTGGTTGTAGTGGTCTGGTTAGAATTATCTCACAGGATAATTAAAGTTAAACTGCCAGTCTAGATGCACGAGTATTTGGTTGCGTTGTCATTTGTGTCTTAAACAGGTGAAGAATGACACAAGGTAGGTTAATATTTCAGAGTGAATTGACCAttgttgccttttgttttatttcagaagcTGCAGGTCTCTCAGCTGGTGTCATCACTGGAATAGTAATCGCATGTTTGATAGTTTGCTTtgcaggagcagctggaggctTTTATATGTATAAAAGAAAGTAAGTGAAAATTAACCTTCACTCTATTTCAAGCCAGACATTTGATATTTTCTCTATAAAGAGTTTATAATTATTAGTTATAACTCTTATAATTAAATAATCTTATAATTCTAATGTTCAATATTacaaatttcttattttatgaaatgggacaaaatacagcatgaattacTGTTAGGATTTTGAATAGCATTTGTTCAGGTGGCCACATCATAACAATACTTTCTATAATATTTAGAATCAACCTCCAACCTAAACCACATTCAGATAATAAAGGTAAGTATGTATctgatttcaaattaaatatagtATATAACTAGAATAAATGTctgtagaattttttttttattatttttttatttattttttttaaacaagatgAACATGTGTATGAGACGATTTCAAGTATTAATAAAAGGACAATATGAACTCAACAatcttattttcctttaagGTGAGTTTTGAACTTTTGAATCTGATGAAGTATTTTTCTTGGTTTACATCTGAAAGGTCTGCTGTAGCTCACTGATTGTAGCAGTTGATCAAAACAATGACTCTTCCCTCTAATCACTGTttcacttgtttctttttctacagGTGCtgagaaaacaggaaatctgAGACTTCATAACCTGTAGGACAACGGATTAGAAGCTGtagtgttgctgttgttattattaataaagctGACTTCAATTTTTacctttgactttttttctcatttatgttttaataaatgtcaaactatATTGGTTGAATTTTAGAAAGAACTTTCTATGACTTTCTTCCTCTGGACTTTACTAACTTGACTTACCACTTTATGACAGGTTTACCACTTCATGGTTCAgtgtatttattgttattgttgtctTAATGGAACAGCTTTAcaacagaagagtaacagtgataCAGTCATAGCTGTGGAGTCAAACTTGTTTACAGCAAGTCAGAGAATCGAGCTGTTAAGAGTCCACAATCACATCTGTTGTAAAAGATATCGACAGTGTAATAACTTTAAACGAGTAACCAGTTATTAAGAGATTTGTTGAGAATACTAGAATCCCTTAATGTCTCATACATTGTTACTATGACTGGATGTTGGACTATCCAGTTGTGCACAGAGGTAATTTTTGTATTATAAttcttttccagtgtttttcttaTGGAGATGTGAACAAAGATTTAAACAAGATGTAGAAATTATCTACAGGTATGTTACTGTTTccattgtgttcattttaatttctttctggattgtagttgtgtttttggtgtGAGATTTACAAGACACTTACTTTAAGATTAGAGCAGAAAGAAGCTGGCTCCTTATTTAGGAGGAAGGACACAGTTTcgatgtaaaaatgtttttatagcTTATTGACATCAGTGACCaagtgaaatatttaatatttgatatgTTAAAGACTTTAAATGTCATAATCAGTGAAGCTGTCCCAAAATATTCACAGGAAAGTGTAACTTTCAAATTCTACCCACTGTTAGAAATGAaagtatgaaaacaaacatcatcaggttttattattattgagtttGACGTAAACATCAGCTAATCTCTCTCAGGACTGTGTGAGTGTGGCTTGATCGATGACAATGATGGAAAAATTATGAAACAACCTCAAAaccaaactgacaaaaatgaaataagcaaaatgccaaaaaaaaggaaaagaaaaaataaatgtgctatTCAAAACAGTCACAACTttttagcaaaaaataaataaataaataaaaatacaaaagcaaGAAGTTCAGACGGTGTAATGGTAACTGTGTATAAAGTCAAACCTCTGAGCTCCAGAGACCCAGTAGATGGGAAGTAGGTGATCCTGTCTTCATACTCTGCTGACGTTAAGTTTACTACATTTATAATGATTATATCTCTGTCACCAAATCTCCAGCTCTTTTAGATAAACCTGGAAACAAAGTTACACATCTCTGATAGacatattattttactttaatttaatcccattttgtttatcttttttgatttatctttcttgtggttttatgagtgtttacttttatttgcaacgaagctacagtgacacagtaatttccctcgtggatcattaaagtctgtctaagtctaagatgAACCAAAATAGACTTAAGTTCATAATTAATGTCATGTACTTGTTCTCTCTTCTAATCTCTTGAACTTGGAGGTTTTTAAAAACACTCCAGTTCATTCATAGAGACATCAAAACATTCATCTCACAATCATAAAGTCAATCTACTGGTGGTGACAGAGAAGAACTAAAACACTGCATCATCTGGAGGTTTTAGAGATCAGTGATATTTCAAGGAATTGTTCTGTGCTGTCGTCTTATTTTCAGCTTCCTGTCTGCAGAGAGCTGGTGAAGTTCTGGACACTCTCCTTTATTGTTTTGCCACTGACCAACAATACAGCTGAACCACCTCATGTCCTGATCCTACATTTGAACAAATCTTGTACAGTCATGTAGTTTTACATGTTACAGTTCTTTCTAGCCCATTAGGGATGAGAAGCCAGTTCTGTTTCTCCCTGTTTTCACCTGTTTTTAGTAGAGAAGGTcttctgtaatttattttgtagcttGACCTGTTGCTTAATTATAATCTGATTTGAAGATTCACTAAAAGATGGGAGTCATCCTTTATGTTACGTACTGGTTCCCTCTAGGCTACTTGTAACAGTAGATGTAGAAGTTAGTGTAAACTTTCAGTATGTAACACTGAATACTCAACATACCATGATAAACCTTGGATTTATTAACAGCCACTGTAGTGTTTCCTTCTACTgagtctgtgaatgttctcagtcatacaggtcatggtatatcccaGTAAGAAGAAGGAGGTGGACTCTGTATCTAGATAAATAATTCCTTCTGccctaactaaactaaacctaaCTAAACAGAACTGTCCCCCTGAAGAACAGGAGATTTTAATCAAACCAATCTCAGGTCAGTCCTACCCAGTTTTTCATCAGAACGTTAAtgccagagatctacacagcaGCCCCCTGTACCCAGTCAGACCTGAGTGAGGTGatttgggaagcacagaaccctacaaaccaccagttcctaccagcaccacatgcctctctcCCACTGTCTATCCTTCCGCattgtttctgtcctttgttctcacTCTCTGTTCACTGAGGTGTaacactgccctccctgccacacaaggtcactacactcagtAAAAGtcaacaggacagttcccagggagggctggagATGGTCACTCACACGCACtgtaagtaataaaatattcagctgcaagaatatgactgcatcaacctcatataatgttgacaccctgtggtcttaaactatgtagacaaatgcagacaaaaaaaaacaacctagaAACAGAGTCAGGAGCCTGATAAGGTTTAGATGTTTACAGAGATAACGCCACAGACTCTACATTGTTTCCCTCTAGAGTTAATGGCATCAACCATGAGCTTTTATATGAGCACATGGTTAATGATCAACATTTATTATGATGGATTCTCTCAATTACACATTACTTCCCTGTGCTGCCTTTATATATTGAAATCAACATTCAGTATAAGGACAttagaagaggaaagagaaggagttTAAAGCAAATCTTTCTTCCAGTTCTTGTACTTGATGTTACAAcagatgaaatggaaaaagttGTAATATGTATCATCCTTCTGGGTATCATCTCAGGTGAGTTCTTACAACTAGATAGAGCAGATAAAAgcaagtatttattattttattgatcaaAAAGCTTGTTATGTTCAAGGGATAATGTGTTAATATTGTAAATGTctagtttatttattcagtcattcataGTGATGttgatgtacacacacattagtTCATTGTGTGGATGGAAAGATTCACTTGTTTACTTGCAGTATGTTAGACAATAACCACAAACAGAGCcagttaattaaataatattttaaactacaatgaaacactgtaaaacaaaatgagtAAAATCCATGTATTTCTAAATCAGGATTCTACTCACTGACTTCATGCATAATGGAAATCATTtgatgagttttgtttttttagatcaAGACTTTGTCATGAATTGTGAATTCAAACAAATTAtcactttattgtcattagAATCTTTCACAGTTGTGTATCTTTGTTTTCAGGTGTAACTGAAGGAGCTGGTGTGTTGCCAGATGGTCCTCTTAATGCAGCTGTGGGAGGGAAAGTGACTTTCACCACAACACTGACTCCACCAGAAAAACCTTTTCCATCTGTCAGCTGGAGCTTTGGTGTCATAAATATAATCACTtcaaatacagaaaacacaacttcagcAGAGTATATAGACAGGATCACCTACTTCCCATCTACTGCATCTCTGGAGCTCAGGAATCTGACTCTTAGTGACAGTGGAGTATACACAGTTGTCATTATACCATCTGTAGGAGCACAACAACTAGGAACCATCAGACTGGATGTATATGGTGAGCAACAGTTTtacatcatttcattgttgaaCTGACAAGATTAATCACATAAACTGAGTAAGAAGAAATTCTGTGCTATACAAACTATTGAAAATAAACCTGATGAAATGGACTCATCCTATTTCattataaaaagagaaaaaatactcaaacaaaaaggtcttttttttttttttttttttttttaccaaattaTGAACTACATTTGTTatttcaaaaaacattttaatttcgaatattttgtgtttttatttgttgactctcttttgtttaattttgggTTATGTGGGTTATAATGTTCAACAGAGGAGGTCAGAGGAATAAAAGCAAATTAATAAAGATCTTGTGGTAATAGGAAACCAAATCAGGCAGGAGTAAACAAATCTGAAGTAGATATCCAGGTGTAAAATAGAGAAATGCAAATTAAACCAGGTACAAGGCAGCATGACACAAAGTAgacaagaagaacaacaaacagattgatgaagagaaaaactttaactgtaaaaaacaaatgacaaattaacTAAATGAACACAGGTGATACAGCAAGCACAGGgtaaagaaacacagaaatgaagtaagaataataacaacaactagATGAAAGTGatttacaaaatacaacaagacatAAACTATAAGAAAtgacatcatttatttttccaccacTACCAGTAAAATGTGATCAGaccacatccacatgaatattCAACATGTCATGATGATCATGAGATTTATTGACAGCCACTACACTGCTTCCCTCTACTGAACCTTTGTTATGAGGTGACCACTGTGAACCCATTGTGTTTCTCACTCACAGAGCCAGTCTCCAATGTAACAGTAACTCCTATGAGTTCAGACTTGGTGGAGTTCAACAGCTCTGTCCGtctgtcctgctcctcctctggatcctccctctctttcctctggATGAACGGCAGCTCTCAGGttacacaaagtgacagagtTGATCTCACTGATGGAAACTCCACTTTGACTATAGTCAATGTGACTCGCTATGACCAGGGACCATTCAGGTGTCACGTGTTCAATCCTGTCAGTAATGACATCAGTGGTCCAGTAAACCTCTCCATCAGCTGTGAGTGTCTAACTAACACATGTATGATCTTCATGACGACACAGAGGCTTCATAATGGATCACATGTCATGTAGCTGCTAACGTTCCCTCTTGTTGATTTTCCTCCACACATGCCACCCTCTGCAGATGGTccagaaaacattaaactgaCATTACTGTCATCACAAAAATACTATGAAGAAGGATCAGACTTCACCATGATCTGCTCAGCTGAATCTAGACCTTCTGCTCAGTTTATGTGGTTTGTGAATGGAGTGAAGCTGTCAGATACTGGACCAGAGCTCAGACTGATGAACATTCAGATGAGTCAGAGTGGAAACTACAGCTGTCAGGCCTTTAACCACAAAACTCTGAGATATCAAACATCTCAGCCTTCGACTATTTCTGTACTGGGTAAGACTGGTTATCATCTGGTTATGAGCTTGATCCTTTGATACTTACTGTACtcacagaaaaaatataaactaaaatgacctatttaaaaacacatgtttacaggaTATACTTTTCATTCAATTAAATTTAACTAGTAATTTCTCTCAAGTGATCAAAACATTGTGGCTCATAAATACATTTGATGCTTAAATTGAGCTGAGTCATGAAGTTAATCGGTGACCTAGTGAGGTCCAGACATCAGTGTAGCCACATAAACAATGATGTCTCAATATTGTGTTCATAGACACACTGTCATCAAGTGCATTCATACTTTATTGTAGATGTGTTATTCTTTGAGTTTTCAGTTCCAAAGTTACATTTATTCCTGTTCTCAAACttttattacaaaatattttCCCCAACAGAGAAAATATCAGGAGCTTCTCTCCATCCATCAACAAATGTTCCACTTATGGAGGGAAACTCTTTCATTTTGACTTGTGAAGCTTCTGGCTCTATCgtcaccagaaactggaggaagGATGGTTCAGCTCTGATCCTGACTGACAACATGACTCTTCACGACTACAACAAAGTGTTGAAGTTTAACACTGTGACTAGAAAAGACAGTGGAGAATATTTCTGTAACATCAGCAACCCCATCAGCAGTGATGGAGCTAAATACAACATGATGGTTAACTGTGAGTACCACACTGTTCAGCTACATTAACTGTTAACACAGAGGCACAATGACAATGTtgatggaaatgttttgtttgttcagatgGACCAGAGAAGGTTCAAATCACAGGTCCAAGTCAGATACGTATGAAAGAGAAGTTTAAACTGACCTGCTCTGTTGAGTCCACACCAGCTGCCACTTACACCTGGATGTTCAATGGAAGTGAGATACTCAATGATTCTGCTGAGTTCATTAAAGAGGCTGAACTCTCT contains:
- the LOC125015872 gene encoding carcinoembryonic antigen-related cell adhesion molecule 5-like, yielding MEKVVICIILLGIISGVTEGAGVLPDGPLNAAVGGKVTFTTTLTPPEKPFPSVSWSFGVINIITSNTENTTSAEYIDRITYFPSTASLELRNLTLSDSGVYTVVIIPSVGAQQLGTIRLDVYEPVSNVTVTPMSSDLVEFNSSVRLSCSSSGSSLSFLWMNGSSQVTQSDRVDLTDGNSTLTIVNVTRYDQGPFRCHVFNPVSNDISGPVNLSISYGPENIKLTLLSSQKYYEEGSDFTMICSAESRPSAQFMWFVNGVKLSDTGPELRLMNIQMSQSGNYSCQAFNHKTLRYQTSQPSTISVLEKISGASLHPSTNVPLMEGNSFILTCEASGSIVTRNWRKDGSALILTDNMTLHDYNKVLKFNTVTRKDSGEYFCNISNPISSDGAKYNMMVNYGPEKVQITGPSQIRMKEKFKLTCSVESTPAATYTWMFNGSEILNDSAEFIKEAELSDSGSYTCQATNDITGKTSSVEHGLTVTEAAGLSAGAIAGIVIACLIVCFAGAAGGFYMYKRK